The proteins below come from a single Afipia felis ATCC 53690 genomic window:
- a CDS encoding branched-chain amino acid ABC transporter ATP-binding protein/permease: MTQRLLTPLAFVALAIFLVALPFTAENEYSLRLFMLFTIYAIVALGLNVLVGLAGLISLGQAGLFALGAYTGAILAVRLGWDFIFAAMAGTVVAGAFGALLAYPTVRVRGVYLAVITIAFGLIVENVIIEWDHLTGGTTGISSIPKPALFGWPLDGFRYYAVLAALLFLVVVVTHNIKQSRYGRAMLAVSQSETAARGVGLNATGVRTLAFVIAASTAGLGGVLYAYLNLYISPDSFTFNDSIRFLLMVVLGGAGTTVGALIGALILTYLPEYLQQLQYWQQFAYGLLLALVMFVLPHGIFGTLSHFAARFFKRRSAFSQVADGEIEKVMKDAKAGWAPAPFSAEGLTIRFGGLTALNKASMQVAPGEIHALIGPNGAGKSTMVNIITGFYRPNEGTVTLDGTNFAGSPPHTVARSGVARTFQNTELFGDLTVLENVMVGYQKRLSYGLFAAAFRTGRFHKEEAECRHAAEALLAFVGLTDFANEQARFLPFGMQRRLEIARALATAPRLLLLDEPAAGLTTQEIDELDRMIRRTAALGISVLLIEHHVDLIMSVADRVTVLDYGVVIASDKPGIIQNDPRVIEAYFGVAPAVKVAEGA; the protein is encoded by the coding sequence ATGACCCAGCGTCTTCTCACGCCTCTTGCCTTCGTCGCTCTGGCGATTTTCCTCGTCGCGCTGCCGTTCACGGCGGAGAACGAGTACTCGCTGCGGCTGTTCATGCTGTTCACGATCTACGCGATCGTGGCGCTCGGCCTCAACGTGCTGGTCGGTCTTGCGGGTCTGATCTCGCTCGGTCAGGCAGGATTGTTCGCGCTCGGCGCCTATACCGGCGCAATTCTCGCAGTCCGCCTTGGCTGGGATTTCATCTTCGCGGCGATGGCCGGCACTGTGGTCGCCGGCGCGTTCGGCGCGCTGCTCGCGTACCCCACGGTGCGGGTGCGCGGCGTCTATCTGGCCGTCATCACCATCGCCTTCGGCCTGATCGTCGAGAATGTCATCATTGAGTGGGATCATCTCACCGGCGGCACCACCGGCATCAGCAGCATTCCCAAGCCGGCGCTGTTCGGCTGGCCACTCGATGGCTTCCGCTACTATGCCGTGCTCGCCGCGCTTCTGTTCCTTGTCGTGGTCGTCACCCACAACATCAAGCAGTCGCGCTACGGCCGCGCCATGCTGGCGGTGTCGCAGAGCGAGACCGCGGCGCGCGGTGTCGGCCTCAACGCCACCGGTGTGCGCACGCTGGCCTTCGTCATCGCCGCGTCGACGGCGGGATTGGGTGGCGTGCTCTATGCGTACCTCAACCTTTACATCTCGCCCGACAGCTTCACCTTCAACGACTCCATCCGCTTCCTGCTGATGGTCGTACTGGGTGGGGCAGGGACCACGGTCGGCGCGCTGATCGGCGCGTTGATCTTGACCTATCTGCCGGAATACCTGCAGCAACTGCAGTACTGGCAGCAGTTCGCCTACGGTCTGTTGCTGGCACTTGTGATGTTCGTGCTACCGCATGGCATTTTCGGCACGCTCTCGCATTTTGCGGCGCGCTTCTTCAAGCGCAGATCTGCCTTCTCGCAGGTGGCGGACGGCGAGATCGAGAAGGTGATGAAGGACGCCAAGGCGGGATGGGCGCCTGCACCTTTCTCGGCGGAGGGGCTCACCATCCGTTTCGGCGGCCTCACCGCACTCAACAAGGCGTCAATGCAGGTAGCGCCGGGAGAAATCCATGCGCTGATCGGCCCGAACGGTGCCGGCAAGTCGACCATGGTCAACATTATCACCGGCTTTTACCGGCCGAACGAGGGCACCGTCACGCTCGACGGCACCAACTTCGCCGGCTCGCCGCCGCACACCGTGGCCCGCAGTGGCGTGGCGCGCACCTTCCAGAACACCGAACTGTTTGGTGACCTCACGGTGCTGGAGAACGTCATGGTCGGTTACCAGAAGCGGCTCTCTTACGGGCTGTTCGCGGCGGCCTTCCGCACCGGACGCTTCCACAAGGAGGAAGCCGAATGCCGTCATGCGGCCGAAGCGCTGCTGGCCTTTGTAGGCCTCACCGACTTCGCCAATGAACAGGCGCGTTTCCTGCCGTTCGGCATGCAGCGTCGCCTCGAGATCGCCCGTGCGCTCGCGACCGCGCCGCGCCTCCTGCTGCTCGATGAACCGGCTGCCGGCCTCACGACGCAGGAAATCGACGAGCTCGATCGCATGATCCGTCGCACCGCAGCGCTCGGCATCTCGGTGCTGCTGATCGAACATCATGTCGATCTCATTATGTCGGTAGCCGATCGCGTGACCGTGCTCGATTACGGCGTCGTCATCGCCAGCGACAAACCCGGCATCATTCAGAACGACCCGCGTGTGATCGAGGCCTATTTCGGTGTCGCTCCAGCGGTCAAAGTGGCGGAGGGAGCCTGA
- a CDS encoding ABC transporter ATP-binding protein: MSTSANDVLLEVRGLEIQYGAAIAVRGVDLVVRRGEFVSIIGNNGAGKTSILRGVSGLVRPRAGSVLFKGEETANFPAHRKVSRGLAMVPEGRLIFADQTVEDNLILGAYGRWKAERDAVLRDFENIFELFPRLKERLQQRAGSLSGGEQQMLAVARGLVSKPDLLMIDEMSLGLAPKIVEQMMGILRDLNSAGQTILLVEQLAAQALAISHRAYVVGHGKIELEGRADELAGSPAVMEAFLGKKHQPVQ; this comes from the coding sequence ATGAGCACAAGCGCAAACGACGTGCTGCTTGAGGTTCGCGGTCTCGAAATCCAGTACGGCGCCGCGATCGCCGTGCGGGGTGTCGATCTGGTCGTGCGCCGCGGCGAGTTCGTCTCCATCATCGGCAATAACGGTGCCGGCAAGACCTCGATTCTGCGTGGTGTCAGCGGCCTTGTGCGGCCGCGCGCGGGCAGCGTTCTGTTCAAGGGCGAGGAGACTGCGAATTTCCCAGCGCATCGCAAGGTCAGCCGTGGTCTGGCGATGGTGCCGGAAGGCCGCCTGATCTTCGCGGACCAGACCGTGGAGGACAATCTGATCCTCGGCGCCTATGGCCGCTGGAAGGCCGAGCGCGACGCGGTGCTGCGTGATTTCGAGAATATCTTCGAGCTCTTCCCACGGCTCAAGGAACGACTTCAGCAGCGCGCCGGCAGCCTGTCCGGCGGCGAGCAGCAGATGCTCGCGGTGGCGCGCGGTCTCGTGTCCAAGCCCGATCTTCTGATGATCGACGAGATGTCGCTCGGCCTCGCGCCGAAAATCGTCGAGCAGATGATGGGCATCCTGCGCGATCTCAACTCAGCGGGACAGACCATCCTGCTGGTGGAGCAGCTGGCAGCGCAGGCGCTTGCGATCTCGCATCGCGCCTATGTCGTCGGTCATGGAAAAATCGAACTTGAAGGGCGTGCGGACGAACTGGCGGGCTCACCGGCGGTGATGGAAGCATTTCTCGGAAAGAAACATCAACCGGTCCAATAA